A portion of the Macaca mulatta isolate MMU2019108-1 chromosome 4, T2T-MMU8v2.0, whole genome shotgun sequence genome contains these proteins:
- the LOC144340503 gene encoding popy class I histocompatibility antigen, alpha chain E-like isoform X20 encodes MAQRTLLLLLSALTKTWAGSHSLKYFHTSVSRPGRGEPRFISVGYVDDTQFVRYDSDAASPRMQPRAPWVEQEGPEYWDQETRSARDTARTFRVNLETLRGYYNQSVAASHTLQWMHGCDLAPDRRFLRGYEQFAYDGKDYLTLNEDLRSWSAVDTAAQISAQKSNDGGEAEHQRAYLEDTCVEWLRRYLENGKETLQRSEPPKTHVTHHPVSDHEATLRCWALGFYPAEITVTWQRDGEDQTQDTELVETRPAGDGTFQKWAAVVVPSGEEQRYTCHVQHEGLPEPLTLRWEPSSQSTIPIVGISAGLVLLGTVVTGAVVAAVMWRRKSSGRKGGSYSQASCSDSTQGSDESLTAYKT; translated from the exons ATGGCACAACGAACCCTACTTCTCCTGCTCTCGGCCCTTACCAAGACCTGGGCGG GCTCCCACTCCTTGAAGTATTTCCACACTTCCGTGTCCCGGCCCGGCCGCGGGGAGCCCCGCTTCATCTCCGTGGGCTACGTGGACGACACCCAGTTCGTGCGGTACGACAGCGACGCCGCCAGTCCGAGGATGCAGCCGCGGGCGCCGTGGGTGGAGCAGGAGGGGCCGGAGTATTGGGACCAGGAGACACGGAGCGCCAGGGACACCGCACGGACTTTCCGAGTGAACCTGGAGACCCTGCGCGGCTACTACAACCAGAGCGTGGCCG CGTCTCATACCCTCCAGTGGATGCATGGCTGCGACCTGGCGCCCGACAGGCGCTTCCTCCGCGGGTATGAACAGTTCGCCTACGACGGCAAGGATTATCTCACCCTGAATGAGGACCTGCGCTCCTGGTCTGCGGTGGACACGGCGGCTCAGATCTCCGCGCAAAAGTCAAATGATGGCGGTGAGGCGGAGCACCAGAGAGCCTACCTGGAAGACACATGCGTGGAGTGGCTCCGCAGATACCTGGAGAATGGGAAGGAGACGCTGCAGCGCTCGG AACCCCCAAAGACACACGTGACCCACCACCCCGTCTCTGATCATGAGGCCACCCTGAGGTGCTGGGCCCTGGGCTTCTACCCTGCGGAGATCACAGTGACCTGGCAGCGGGATGGGGAGGACCAGACCCAGGACACGGAGCTTGTGGAGACTAGGCCTGCAGGGGATGGAACCTTCCAGAAGTGGGCAGCTGTGGTGGTGCCTTCTGGAGAGGAGCAGAGATACACGTGCCATGTGCAGCATGAGGGGCTACCCGAGCCCCTCACCCTGAGATGGG AGCCGTCTTCCCAGTCCACCATCCCCATCGTGGGCATCAGTGCTGGCCTGGTTCTCCTTGGAACTGTGGTCACTGGAGCTGTGGTTGCTGCTGtgatgtggaggaggaagagctcag GTAGAAAAGGAGGGAGCTACTCTCAGGCTTCGT GTAGCGACAGTACCCAGGGATCTGATGAGTCTCTCACAGCTTATAAAA
- the LOC144340503 gene encoding patr class I histocompatibility antigen, alpha chain E-like isoform X25: protein MGSWHNEPYFSCSRPLPRPGRVSSHSLKYFHTSVSRPGRGEPRFISVGYVDDTQFVRYDSDAASPRMQPRAPWVEQEGPEYWDQETRSARDTARTFRVNLETLRGYYNQSVAASHTLQWMHGCDLAPDRRFLRGYEQFAYDGKDYLTLNEDLRSWSAVDTAAQISAQKSNDGGEAEHQRAYLEDTCVEWLRRYLENGKETLQRSEPPKTHVTHHPVSDHEATLRCWALGFYPAEITVTWQRDGEDQTQDTELVETRPAGDGTFQKWAAVVVPSGEEQRYTCHVQHEGLPEPLTLRWEPSSQSTIPIVGISAGLVLLGTVVTGAVVAAVMWRRKSSGGEGRGSVITYCD from the exons ATGGGGTCATGGCACAACGAACCCTACTTCTCCTGCTCTCGGCCCTTACCAAGACCTGGGCGGGTGA GCTCCCACTCCTTGAAGTATTTCCACACTTCCGTGTCCCGGCCCGGCCGCGGGGAGCCCCGCTTCATCTCCGTGGGCTACGTGGACGACACCCAGTTCGTGCGGTACGACAGCGACGCCGCCAGTCCGAGGATGCAGCCGCGGGCGCCGTGGGTGGAGCAGGAGGGGCCGGAGTATTGGGACCAGGAGACACGGAGCGCCAGGGACACCGCACGGACTTTCCGAGTGAACCTGGAGACCCTGCGCGGCTACTACAACCAGAGCGTGGCCG CGTCTCATACCCTCCAGTGGATGCATGGCTGCGACCTGGCGCCCGACAGGCGCTTCCTCCGCGGGTATGAACAGTTCGCCTACGACGGCAAGGATTATCTCACCCTGAATGAGGACCTGCGCTCCTGGTCTGCGGTGGACACGGCGGCTCAGATCTCCGCGCAAAAGTCAAATGATGGCGGTGAGGCGGAGCACCAGAGAGCCTACCTGGAAGACACATGCGTGGAGTGGCTCCGCAGATACCTGGAGAATGGGAAGGAGACGCTGCAGCGCTCGG AACCCCCAAAGACACACGTGACCCACCACCCCGTCTCTGATCATGAGGCCACCCTGAGGTGCTGGGCCCTGGGCTTCTACCCTGCGGAGATCACAGTGACCTGGCAGCGGGATGGGGAGGACCAGACCCAGGACACGGAGCTTGTGGAGACTAGGCCTGCAGGGGATGGAACCTTCCAGAAGTGGGCAGCTGTGGTGGTGCCTTCTGGAGAGGAGCAGAGATACACGTGCCATGTGCAGCATGAGGGGCTACCCGAGCCCCTCACCCTGAGATGGG AGCCGTCTTCCCAGTCCACCATCCCCATCGTGGGCATCAGTGCTGGCCTGGTTCTCCTTGGAACTGTGGTCACTGGAGCTGTGGTTGCTGCTGtgatgtggaggaggaagagctcaggtggggaagggagaggg AGTGTCATCACTTACTGTGACTGA
- the LOC144340503 gene encoding popy class I histocompatibility antigen, alpha chain E-like isoform X22: MAQRTLLLLLSALTKTWAGSHSLKYFHTSVSRPGRGEPRFISVGYVDDTQFVRYDSDAASPRMQPRAPWVEQEGPEYWDQETRSARDTARTFRVNLETLRGYYNQSVAASHTLQWMHGCDLAPDRRFLRGYEQFAYDGKDYLTLNEDLRSWSAVDTAAQISAQKSNDGGEAEHQRAYLEDTCVEWLRRYLENGKETLQRSEPPKTHVTHHPVSDHEATLRCWALGFYPAEITVTWQRDGEDQTQDTELVETRPAGDGTFQKWAAVVVPSGEEQRYTCHVQHEGLPEPLTLRWEPSSQSTIPIVGISAGLVLLGTVVTGAVVAAVMWRRKSSGRKGGSYSQASCNDSTQGSDESLTAYKT; encoded by the exons ATGGCACAACGAACCCTACTTCTCCTGCTCTCGGCCCTTACCAAGACCTGGGCGG GCTCCCACTCCTTGAAGTATTTCCACACTTCCGTGTCCCGGCCCGGCCGCGGGGAGCCCCGCTTCATCTCCGTGGGCTACGTGGACGACACCCAGTTCGTGCGGTACGACAGCGACGCCGCCAGTCCGAGGATGCAGCCGCGGGCGCCGTGGGTGGAGCAGGAGGGGCCGGAGTATTGGGACCAGGAGACACGGAGCGCCAGGGACACCGCACGGACTTTCCGAGTGAACCTGGAGACCCTGCGCGGCTACTACAACCAGAGCGTGGCCG CGTCTCATACCCTCCAGTGGATGCATGGCTGCGACCTGGCGCCCGACAGGCGCTTCCTCCGCGGGTATGAACAGTTCGCCTACGACGGCAAGGATTATCTCACCCTGAATGAGGACCTGCGCTCCTGGTCTGCGGTGGACACGGCGGCTCAGATCTCCGCGCAAAAGTCAAATGATGGCGGTGAGGCGGAGCACCAGAGAGCCTACCTGGAAGACACATGCGTGGAGTGGCTCCGCAGATACCTGGAGAATGGGAAGGAGACGCTGCAGCGCTCGG AACCCCCAAAGACACACGTGACCCACCACCCCGTCTCTGATCATGAGGCCACCCTGAGGTGCTGGGCCCTGGGCTTCTACCCTGCGGAGATCACAGTGACCTGGCAGCGGGATGGGGAGGACCAGACCCAGGACACGGAGCTTGTGGAGACTAGGCCTGCAGGGGATGGAACCTTCCAGAAGTGGGCAGCTGTGGTGGTGCCTTCTGGAGAGGAGCAGAGATACACGTGCCATGTGCAGCATGAGGGGCTACCCGAGCCCCTCACCCTGAGATGGG AGCCGTCTTCCCAGTCCACCATCCCCATCGTGGGCATCAGTGCTGGCCTGGTTCTCCTTGGAACTGTGGTCACTGGAGCTGTGGTTGCTGCTGtgatgtggaggaggaagagctcag GTAGAAAAGGAGGGAGCTACTCTCAGGCTTCGTGTAA CGACAGTACCCAGGGATCTGATGAGTCTCTCACAGCTTATAAAA